A single genomic interval of Novosphingobium ginsenosidimutans harbors:
- the rplI gene encoding 50S ribosomal protein L9 has translation MEIILLERIEKLGTIGDVVTVKDGYARNFLLPNKKALRANEANRKVFEANRSKIEADNAARRSEAEGHAGNVEGKSVVLIRASSNSGQLYGSVSVRDIVDALNADGAGVSKSMIVLERPIKTIGVFDVKVALHPEVTVMVKVNVARSPDEADQQAKGVDVIAAMFEDEAAEAAAAAGDFEAGNGEEPEAEAPAPAASAADANADEGEEA, from the coding sequence ATGGAAATCATCCTCCTCGAACGCATCGAGAAGCTGGGCACCATCGGCGATGTTGTGACCGTCAAGGACGGCTATGCTCGCAACTTCCTGCTGCCCAACAAGAAGGCGCTGCGCGCCAACGAAGCCAATCGCAAGGTCTTTGAAGCCAACCGCTCGAAGATCGAAGCCGACAACGCTGCGCGTCGTTCGGAAGCCGAAGGGCACGCCGGCAACGTCGAAGGCAAGTCGGTCGTGCTGATCCGCGCTTCGTCGAACTCGGGCCAGCTCTATGGTTCGGTTTCGGTACGTGACATCGTCGACGCACTCAACGCCGATGGCGCAGGCGTGTCGAAGTCGATGATCGTGCTGGAGCGCCCGATCAAGACCATCGGCGTGTTTGACGTCAAGGTTGCGCTGCACCCGGAAGTGACTGTGATGGTCAAGGTCAACGTCGCGCGCTCGCCTGACGAAGCCGACCAGCAGGCCAAGGGCGTCGACGTTATTGCCGCGATGTTCGAAGACGAAGCCGCCGAGGCTGCTGCCGCTGCGGGTGACTTCGAAGCCGGCAACGGTGAAGAGCCGGAAGCCGAGGCTCCGGCCCCTGCTGCCTCAGCTGCCGACGCCAACGCCGATGAGGGCGAAGAAGCCTAA
- the rpsR gene encoding 30S ribosomal protein S18: MARAFFRRRKSCPFSGKNAPKIDYKDTRLLQTYMSERGKIVPSRITAVSAKKQRELGQAIKRARHLGLLPYLVK, translated from the coding sequence ATGGCCCGCGCATTCTTTCGCCGCCGCAAGTCGTGCCCGTTCTCGGGCAAGAACGCCCCGAAGATCGATTACAAGGACACGCGCCTGCTCCAGACCTATATGTCTGAGCGTGGCAAGATCGTGCCGAGCCGCATCACCGCCGTTTCTGCCAAGAAGCAGCGCGAACTGGGCCAGGCGATCAAGCGTGCCCGTCACCTGGGCTTGCTGCCCTACCTCGTGAAGTAA
- the rpsF gene encoding 30S ribosomal protein S6, with the protein MPLYEHTFLARQDLSQAQVDALAAAATEIVEAHQGKVTKTETWGLKNLAYKIKRNRKAHFVMLNIDAPAGTVAELERQTAINEDVIRWLTVRVDELEAGPSVQMRKQDRERSKRREREEF; encoded by the coding sequence ATGCCGCTCTACGAGCATACCTTCCTGGCGCGCCAGGATCTGAGCCAGGCGCAGGTTGATGCGCTGGCCGCCGCTGCCACGGAAATCGTTGAAGCCCACCAGGGCAAGGTCACCAAGACCGAAACCTGGGGCCTCAAGAACCTGGCCTACAAAATTAAGCGTAACCGCAAGGCTCACTTCGTGATGCTGAACATCGATGCCCCCGCCGGCACCGTTGCCGAGCTGGAGCGTCAGACCGCGATCAACGAAGACGTGATCCGCTGGCTGACCGTGCGCGTCGACGAGCTGGAAGCCGGCCCGTCGGTGCAGATGCGCAAGCAGGACCGTGAGCGCAGCAAGCGCCGCGAACGCGAGGAGTTCTAA